The Streptomyces luteogriseus genome includes a window with the following:
- a CDS encoding TetR family transcriptional regulator, whose protein sequence is MRDALVAAAFQLFLERGYEQTTVDDIVALAGVGRRSFFRYFPSKEDVVFPDHERCLADMTAFLAASTDDDEPVGRVCDAARLVLRIYAENPTFSVQRYRLTKQVPGLRAYELSVVWRYERALAEYLRRRFAARRDGTLQADVIAAAVVAAHNNALRSWLRSDGQGEAGAAVGHALAYVQSAFGGGPVPPAVEQPEDVVVVVSRRGAPLWRVVQEIETTLGRG, encoded by the coding sequence ATGCGGGACGCCCTGGTGGCGGCGGCCTTCCAGCTGTTCCTGGAGCGGGGGTACGAGCAGACCACGGTCGACGACATCGTGGCGCTCGCCGGTGTGGGGCGGCGCTCGTTCTTCCGCTATTTCCCCTCCAAGGAGGACGTGGTCTTCCCGGACCACGAGCGGTGCCTCGCCGACATGACGGCCTTCCTGGCGGCATCCACCGACGACGACGAACCCGTGGGGCGGGTCTGCGACGCGGCGCGGCTGGTGCTGCGCATCTACGCGGAGAACCCGACGTTCTCCGTGCAGCGCTACCGCCTCACCAAGCAGGTGCCGGGGCTGCGGGCCTACGAGCTGTCGGTGGTGTGGCGCTACGAGCGGGCCCTCGCCGAGTACCTGCGCCGGCGCTTCGCCGCCCGCCGGGACGGCACCCTGCAGGCCGATGTGATCGCGGCGGCGGTGGTCGCGGCGCACAACAACGCGCTGCGGTCCTGGCTGCGTTCGGACGGGCAGGGCGAGGCGGGCGCGGCGGTGGGCCACGCGCTGGCCTACGTGCAGTCGGCGTTCGGCGGTGGGCCGGTGCCGCCCGCCGTGGAGCAGCCGGAGGACGTGGTGGTCGTGGTGTCGCGGCGCGGCGCACCGCTGTGGCGGGTCGTGCAGGAGATCGAGACGACGCTGGGGCGGGGCTGA
- a CDS encoding Gfo/Idh/MocA family protein produces MSRTPTLRAVVVGTGHRAQLFTRGLAERPGHVVAALCDPSPTRMAFHNRLLAETGAPAATPWEPDRFTALLAEEGIDEVVVTTVDAEHDRYIVPALKAGCRVVTEKPMTVDAERCSRILGTVRETGNSLTVAFNYRFNPVHEKVRALLADGAIGEVLSVHFEWLLDVRHGADYFRRWHREKRHSGGLMVHKSSHHFDLVNWWLADEPREAFGYGRLGFYGREAGERHGLRRDYDRAHGAERAADDPFALDLTADATLRALYLDAERDDGYLRDRNVFGGPVTIEDDMSVLVRYARGATMTYHLTAYSPWEGYRVMFNGSTGRLELEVEESRWQPPLSRITSAVGAVHGDTAAEHAGGSRLTLRPLWQPPVEVPLAVAHEAHGGGDPRMLDALFGSVGQAGPADTAAATRPTATERDGALALAVGLAANRSFETGRPVRTDELITG; encoded by the coding sequence ATGAGCCGAACTCCCACACTGCGCGCAGTCGTCGTCGGCACCGGCCACCGGGCCCAGCTGTTCACCCGCGGCCTCGCGGAACGCCCCGGCCATGTCGTGGCCGCGCTGTGCGACCCCAGCCCGACCCGGATGGCCTTCCACAACCGGCTGCTGGCCGAGACCGGCGCACCGGCCGCCACCCCGTGGGAGCCCGACCGCTTCACCGCCCTGCTCGCCGAGGAGGGCATCGACGAGGTCGTCGTCACCACCGTCGACGCCGAGCACGACCGCTACATCGTCCCCGCGCTGAAGGCGGGCTGCCGGGTCGTCACCGAGAAGCCGATGACGGTCGACGCCGAGCGCTGCTCCCGCATCCTCGGCACCGTCCGTGAGACCGGCAACTCCCTGACCGTCGCCTTCAACTACCGCTTCAACCCCGTGCACGAGAAGGTCCGCGCCCTGCTCGCCGACGGCGCGATCGGCGAGGTGCTGTCGGTCCACTTCGAGTGGCTGCTCGACGTACGGCACGGCGCCGACTACTTCCGCCGCTGGCACCGCGAGAAGCGGCACAGCGGCGGCCTGATGGTGCACAAGTCCTCGCACCACTTCGACCTGGTGAACTGGTGGCTCGCCGACGAGCCCCGGGAGGCCTTCGGCTACGGGCGGCTCGGCTTCTACGGCCGCGAGGCGGGGGAGCGGCACGGACTGCGCCGGGACTACGACCGCGCCCACGGCGCCGAGCGGGCCGCCGACGACCCCTTCGCCCTGGACCTCACGGCCGACGCCACCCTGCGCGCCCTCTACCTGGACGCCGAACGCGACGACGGCTACCTGCGCGACCGCAACGTCTTCGGCGGGCCGGTCACCATCGAGGACGACATGTCCGTCCTGGTGCGCTACGCGCGCGGCGCGACGATGACGTACCACCTGACTGCCTACTCCCCCTGGGAGGGCTACCGGGTGATGTTCAACGGCAGCACGGGCCGGCTGGAGCTGGAGGTCGAGGAGAGCCGCTGGCAGCCGCCGCTGAGCCGGATCACCTCGGCGGTTGGCGCGGTGCACGGCGACACGGCAGCCGAGCACGCGGGCGGCTCCCGCCTCACCCTGCGCCCGCTGTGGCAGCCCCCGGTGGAGGTGCCGCTCGCGGTCGCCCACGAGGCACACGGCGGCGGTGATCCGCGCATGCTCGACGCGCTGTTCGGCTCCGTCGGCCAGGCCGGCCCGGCCGACACCGCCGCCGCGACTCGTCCCACGGCCACCGAACGTGACGGGGCGCTCGCCCTCGCGGTCGGACTGGCGGCCAACCGGAGCTTCGAGACGGGACGGCCCGTGCGCACCGACGAGTTGATCACGGGCTGA
- a CDS encoding Zn-ribbon domain-containing OB-fold protein — MYHSGSVTQQAAGSATGLLDPRGQNAEAIFFQRCTWCGTAMYHRLLCPVCRGSELRTERAEGTGTVRHSTVVHRNTPAARNVSQIEMSEGFVVRGRVMGPPIGIHSGDRVRLSTAKDPVRGEPVFQLLDEPYRAWS, encoded by the coding sequence GTGTACCACTCAGGAAGCGTCACTCAGCAGGCAGCCGGCTCCGCGACGGGTCTGCTCGACCCGAGGGGCCAGAACGCGGAGGCCATCTTCTTCCAGCGCTGCACCTGGTGCGGCACCGCCATGTACCACCGGCTGCTGTGTCCGGTCTGCCGGGGCAGCGAGCTGCGCACGGAGCGCGCCGAGGGCACGGGCACGGTGCGCCACTCCACCGTCGTGCACCGCAACACGCCCGCGGCGCGCAATGTGTCGCAGATAGAGATGTCCGAGGGCTTCGTGGTGCGCGGACGGGTGATGGGCCCGCCGATCGGCATCCACAGCGGGGACCGCGTACGGCTGTCCACGGCCAAGGACCCGGTACGGGGCGAGCCGGTCTTCCAACTGCTGGACGAGCCGTACCGGGCCTGGAGCTGA